The genomic segment TCGAGGAATATTCAGTTGCGGTTTCTGAAATGCGTATCGAGGTGGCATATGGCGGGTGCACCTCAGGTGTCCCAATGGGGCCTGGATCCCCTTTTCTTTTCGCACCCTAAGCTCGCGATCCGTGAGCTGGTCGGGGGTGAGGACGTATgggtccccgcgccggaAGGGAACGGAGCGGTGCACCTGTATCGGGGAAGGCCGGTTCGGCGGTGTGAGATGATGGGTTGCGTCGTCTCGTTGAACCCAAAGCCGGGCAAGACGGTGTTcacgctcgacgacggcacggGTTGCGTGGAGTGCGTGGTGTGGATGGGCATGGACGAGACCGGgaccgcgggaggcggcgggacggacgGAACtgtgggcgccgacgcgttcggggtGGACCCGGACGGACTGCGGGTCGGGGCGCTGGTGCGGATACAGGGGAGGATGACCATGTACCGGGCGAAGTGGCAGCTGGCGGTGAACGCCCTACAGTGCTGCAAAGATCCGAACGAGGAGATTCTGTTCTGGGTCGATTGGGTAAGGGCGGGCGAGGACATAGAGGCTGGGCGAGTAGCGCCCCGGACGGACCCAGGCAAAAACGAGCAACAGTAGCGAAACGTGACAGTGGTTTGAATAGCaactcgtcgccgaggccgggcGCTCCACTAATCCTCATCGCTGTCGTCGTCAATCACGGCtctcctcctcttcttcgcggACTTGCggccctcctcctcttcatcgggttcgtcctcctcgggtggggcctcgtcctcctcctcgtcgtccttctttGCCTGTGCACGCTTCCGCTTgatcgcctccatcgccttcTGAGCCCTTGCCTtttcatcctcctcctcctcctcctcctcctcctccgcctccttctcggggGATGCCTCCTTCTTGGCATCGACATTGACAtttgcgtcgtcgtcgtcatcatcATCGGTGTCTGCGAGTCCCGCGGCTTTGAGTCTCGCCTTTGCATCCTCGTTGGGCTCGTCCTCATCCGTCTCCTTGTcatccgcctcctcctcatcctccgagTCGGAGAAGAGGCCAGTCGCCTTGAGCCTGGCTTTCTCCTCCTTGGTCATGGGCTTGGCGTCGGGCACGAGGatatcgtcgtcgtcctcgttgTACACCGTCTCGTTCTTGGTCGCCTTACCCGTGCccttcttgcccttcttgCCCCGCTTGGGCTCCCCCTCTTCCATCCCCGCCAGAAtagccttctcctccgcctgaGACTTGAGCCACTTCTCCTGGTTCTGCTTGAACctctcctgcgcggcggccgcggcagcctcggcggccttgcgctcgagctcctttgcagccgccgcctgcgcgagcgccacggcgCGAGCCTCTTCCGCCTTctttctcgccgccgcctgcgcgtcgcggcgggcctTGAGGGcgtcctcctcagccttagCCGCCTCGAGGTGCGGCTGTGAGTCTGTCAGCGCCTTGTTGCAGAACTGGATGTGCATCCCGAGGCGCTTCTTGTCAATGCCAATCTCCTGCGCCAGGGACTTCTTGCCCTCCTTCTGCTTGTCAGCCTGGAGCACCGCTTGGATCTGCTGGAAGAGCTGCAGCGCGAGCTTGAAGTCCTCGATGGCGTTAAGCACCTGCGCCAGCCTgccttcgccctcgccttgCTGCTTCCCCTTCTCGGCTCCCTTGAGGGTGCGGTTGAGGGTCCTGTGCGCGTGCTCCTGGTACACGTACGCGAGGTTGAAGCGAAGCCTGTGGTCCCAGGGCGCGACGTGAAGCGCCCTCTTGAGCGTAACCTTGGCTTCCTCCATGTTGTTGGCCTCGTAGTGGTTCCTCGCCTGGTAGAGCGCCACGCGGGGGTCCATGCCAAAGAAGAACCGCTGCTGTGCCTGTTCGTAGTTTCTCGCGGCGGCAACGTAGTTCCCCTTGGCCATCTGGATGTGTCCCTGGTTGATCCAGATGTCGGGGGATGTGAGCAT from the Micromonas commoda chromosome 8, complete sequence genome contains:
- a CDS encoding predicted protein, with the translated sequence MAGAPQVSQWGLDPLFFSHPKLAIRELVGGEDVWVPAPEGNGAVHLYRGRPVRRCEMMGCVVSLNPKPGKTVFTLDDGTGCVECVVWMGMDETGTAGGGGTDGTVGADAFGVDPDGLRVGALVRIQGRMTMYRAKWQLAVNALQCCKDPNEEILFWVDWVRAGEDIEAGRVAPRTDPGKNEQQ